The Streptomyces capitiformicae genome contains the following window.
CTGCCCACGGTGTGGAGGAACGGCGCAGGGCTACTTTCCCTCCCTCCCCTGGTCGTGCCTCCAGCCTGCGGGGACACGGCAGCCAGCCATGCCATGGGTCAAAAGGCCCCGCTACGGGTCCGCGCGGTCTTGGCTGCGGGGGCGCTCGGCCCGTGTGGCAAGGACCTGGAGGACCTGTCACCGCCCTGCGCCGGCGCGCAGTCTGGGCATGCAAAGGGAGCATCGGGGAGGGGAGAGATCATGGCGACCGTCATTTTCGACAAGGCCACACGGAGATTCCCGGGGATGGACCACCCAGCCGTCGACGCGTTCGATCTGGAGATCGCCGACGGCGAGTTCATGGTGCTGGTGGGACCCTCCGGCTGCGGGAAGTCCACGGCGTTGCGCATGCTCGCCGGGCTGGAGGACGTCGACTCCGGTGCCATCCGCATCGGCGACCGGGACGTGACCCACCTGCCGCCCAAGGACCGCGACATCGCGATGGTGTTCCAGAACTACGCTCTCTACCCGCACATGACGACGGCGGACAACATGGGCTTCGCCCTGAAGATCGCCAAGAAGCACAAGGACGACATCCATCGCCGTGTCACGGAGGCTGCCGGCGTCCTCGGCCTCGGCGACTACCTGGACCGCAAGCCCAAGTCGCTCTCCGGCGGCCAGCGCCAGAGGGTTGCGATGGGGCGGGCCATCGTCCGCGAGCCACAGGTGTTCCTCATGGACGAGCCGCTGTCCAACCTGGACGCCAAGCTGCGCGTACAGACCCGGACGCAGATCGCCTCGCTGCAACGGCGACTCGGCACGACGACGGTGTACGTCACCCACGACCAGGTGGAGGCCCTGACCATGGGCGACCGCGTGGCGGTTATGAAGGACGGCGTGCTGCAGCAGGTGGGGACGCCGAAGGAGGTCTTCCAGCGCCCCGCCAACGCCTTCGTGGGCGGTTTCATCGGCTCGCCCGCGATGAACCTCTTCCGCCTCCCCCTCACCACGGACGGTACCGAGCTGGGCGGCCTGATCGTGCCCGTGCCGCGGACCGCCCGTGAGGAGGACGCCACGGAGATCCTGCTGGGTGTACGGCCCGAGCAGTTCGAGATCCTCTCGCCCGAGGACCTGGAGACTCCGGCACTGGATCTCGTGGTCGACGCGGTCGAGGACACCGGTGCCGTCGCCTACGTCCACGCGACCGCCAAGGCCGGGCAGGAAGCCGTCCCGGTGGTAGTCCGCCTCCCCGGGCGGCCGGTTCACGGCAAGGGGGAGCAGCTGCGCGTCACCGTCCGTCCGGAGGCCGTCCACCTCTTCTCGGCCCGGACAGAGCTGCGGCTGCCGACCGACGGGAGCTGAGGCGCCCCTGCCCACCGGTGGGGCCGGACGCCCCCCTGTCAGGCCTGGGCGGCCCGTGGTGATCCCGCGCCCGCCCGGCACAGGCTGCGTTGAGAAGCCTCAGGGCCGGACCCGGAGGGGAACGAGACCGACAGGAGCATGACCGCCGTCCTCGGCAGGAACGGGGACAGTCTCGACGCCCGCCAAGGCCGGCGCGTGACACCGCAGCTCTGGTCGGCAGCCCGGCCAGTGGTGGACATGCCTGCGGGGCCACAACTCCCACTGAACTGCTCACCATTGAGTCCGATCCACCCGGCAGAGAGGCGAAGGTGCGCGGCCGGTCCTGCCTCCGGCCGCGCACCTGTGGTGCGGCTTCAGCGCGCAATGGCGCTCAGATGTGCCGCACAGGGATGGTCCTGGTGCGCGCCTTCGCCTCCTGCACCGGGACCGTCGTGATCGGGACTCCTTCCTTGTACTCCGCCGTCGCCTCGTCTCTCCCCTGGCCGACGGATACCTGAACGGCCATCGACGCAAAGCCGGCTTGCCGACCAGGCGGACCGCACCCGGTGGCCCGCCGTCACCGGCGGACGGTCAGTGGCACCGTGTCCTCGATCACCGCCCGGCCGTCCTCCGGTGACTCCCAGTACGCCGTGAGCTTGCCGGCGCCCGAGCGGGCCGCCTTGTAGGGGATCGTCACGTCGAACGTGCCGCGGGTCCCGGTACCGGAGGTGGCTGTGACGTAGACGTCGGCCGCGGTGCGCCCAGTGACGTCGGTGATCTTCAACTTGAGCGTCGCCTCGAACGTGTTGGCGCTACCCCAGACCCGGACCGGGGTGCGGATGCTGTCGCCGATCAGTGGCGACTCCACGAGGACGAGCGGTGCCAGATCCTCGAAGTCGGCGCGGGTCACGGGCCCGTTGAGGACGATGCCCTCACCGCCGAAGGACGTCACCGGCTTGCCGTCCAGCTCGAACTGAACCTTGTGGATGGACGGGAAGCGGGTCGCGGTGAAGACGACCTGGGCGAGCCGGGCCTGCATCGACAGGCTTCCGCCACCGTCGTCGTACCGTCCGGACAGATCGATTGTCGCCACGTGGTGGCGGACCACGACCGAGCGGAGCGTCGTTCCCGAGGGAATGGCCGTGGTACGGCCGTGGCGGCGTTCGTACCGGTTGGGCCCCGCCAGCAGGGCGAGCAGGGCTCCGGCCGCGGTGGTGGGCGCGGTCACGGTGCGCG
Protein-coding sequences here:
- a CDS encoding ABC transporter ATP-binding protein — translated: MATVIFDKATRRFPGMDHPAVDAFDLEIADGEFMVLVGPSGCGKSTALRMLAGLEDVDSGAIRIGDRDVTHLPPKDRDIAMVFQNYALYPHMTTADNMGFALKIAKKHKDDIHRRVTEAAGVLGLGDYLDRKPKSLSGGQRQRVAMGRAIVREPQVFLMDEPLSNLDAKLRVQTRTQIASLQRRLGTTTVYVTHDQVEALTMGDRVAVMKDGVLQQVGTPKEVFQRPANAFVGGFIGSPAMNLFRLPLTTDGTELGGLIVPVPRTAREEDATEILLGVRPEQFEILSPEDLETPALDLVVDAVEDTGAVAYVHATAKAGQEAVPVVVRLPGRPVHGKGEQLRVTVRPEAVHLFSARTELRLPTDGS
- a CDS encoding Gmad2 immunoglobulin-like domain-containing protein, encoding MNTEIPTRCTHHRLSRPMVLATAVVLVSSVATACGSDTGSPGTSAGGDRLSTPSAGGTTGGTTGNESATPGQGASTTPTTSGRPTKPGTPAPPVTSGGASKVRTSVYFLHGEKVSPTPRTVTAPTTAAGALLALLAGPNRYERRHGRTTAIPSGTTLRSVVVRHHVATIDLSGRYDDGGGSLSMQARLAQVVFTATRFPSIHKVQFELDGKPVTSFGGEGIVLNGPVTRADFEDLAPLVLVESPLIGDSIRTPVRVWGSANTFEATLKLKITDVTGRTAADVYVTATSGTGTRGTFDVTIPYKAARSGAGKLTAYWESPEDGRAVIEDTVPLTVRR